The genomic DNA AGTTTGCGCATAGTGAACAACTGCTTTACGAGCAGCAAACAGACCTTTAGAATCAGAATAGCCTTGCGCCTGACGGAGATTTAATATAATATCTTGGATAATTTCGTCAGGTACATCAAAGCCAAAGGGCGCAGGATTCCCGATATTGAGTTTAATAATCTTATGCCCTAATTTTTCTAAAGCAGCAGCTTTTTCGGCAATTGGGCCACGTATTTCGTAGTGAACGTTGTTTAGCCTTTCGCTTTTTTCAAAAAAAATCATAGTTTTATGAGGTTATGCCAATACAAAAACGAATGTAATAGCATTTTGTATAAAAAACATACTTTTAATTCAAAAAAATGTTTTTATTATTCTTTGCGTATTAAATATGTATTTTTTTATAAAGTTTGTTTACCTTTGTTACGGTTTCAGCATATACGCAAAAAAGAAGTTAGTTTTATGCGATTTTGGCATAAAAAATGCTACATAAGTTTTCATTTGGTCTTAAAAAATTAACAACAATAAACATGAAAAAAGTATTCTCTACCTTATTTTTGGGCTTGACAGTAGTGGCAGCTCAGGCGCAAGACGAAGTTTTTAAAGTGTTGGCTTCGCGTGGAAGCATCACGACTGCCGACAAAGCCACTATTTCGGCAGGGAAAAAACTTTATAAAGATGATGTTGTAGAAGTTGGTAATAGCGCGTTTGTGGGTTTGGTGCACAAATCAGGCAAAACGTTGGAGCTTCGCGCAGCGGGTTCTTATGCTGTAAGCGAATTGGCGGCAAAAGTCGGAACAAGCGGCTCAAGCGTAAGCGAGCGTTATGCCAATTACGTGATTCAGGAGGTTTCTAAAGATAAAGAAAGTAGTGTTAAGAAAAACCACCAGCAATACATGGCCGTAACAGGGGCTGTAACCCGTGAGGCAAAAGTCTTGACACCAGAAGTAGAAGTAAAGGCCTTAGTGCCTTCTATGACGGAGCTAAACGCTACACAGAATGCTACATTTTACTGGCATAAAGTGCCTAACGTAAAAACCTATGTGGTTTCGGTAACGAATCTGGGCGAAGAAGTTTTGTTCCAGAAAGAAACAACCGATACGACGCTTACCATAGATTTTGCAAAAGTACCTGTGGGAAAAGCTAAAATGTGTCTGTGGCACGTAACGGCAAAAGGCCATAACAGCAAAGACCATAAATCAGACAAACACGGTTTGCAGATTATCCCGACGGCCAAAGCCGAGACCATCAATAAAGATTTGACTGCGCTAAAAGCTGACATTGACCCAAAATCTTCGTTGAGCAAAATCATGTTGGCGGCGTTTTATGAAGACAATCACATGTACGTTGATGCGCTTAACGCCTACCAAGAAGCCCTCAAAATCGAAACAAATGCCGATTATGAGGCCATGTATCAAAATTTCTTATACCGTGCAGGCCTAACAGACAAGCCAGCCAGCCACTAAAAAGGAAAGCCACCCGTAACAAGGTGGCTTTTTTGTTTTTATAAATAATGTTTGTTTGCCTGAAAGTGAATTTAATTTTTCCCCAATAAAAAGGACTCACAGCGTAACTCCGACCAATAAACATCGTGCAGGCCTGTTTGCGTAAAACCACAATGTCCGCCCTGTTCGGGTGTTTCCAAAGTAACAAATTCATGTTTTTGGGTCAGATGCTTTGGGTAGCAGGCTGCCGACAAAAACGGGTCGTTTTGGGCATTGACAATGAGTGTAGGAGTCTGAATATCAGCAATAAATCTGTTGGCCGAACAACTCGCGTAATAATTAGCTGCCGTCCCGAAACCATGCAAAGGCGCAGTATAAACATCGTCAAAATCTTTGAGCGTTTTGAGTAAAGCCAGTGGCGCAAGGTCGATTTCGGGAACTTTAGCCGCTTTTAAACGGATTTTTTGGGTAAGCGTTCGCATAAATCTATCCGAATACACTTTGCTGAATCCCGTAGAAATACGCTCCGACGCGCCGCCCAAGTCCGTAGGTACTGAAAACACGACCGATTTGCCGATAATTGGCGGCGGCGTTTCTTCTCCTAAATATTTGAGTGTCAAGTTTCCACCTAAGCTAAAGCCCACCAAATCAATTTGTTGGTATTGCTGTTTTTCATTTACCCAATTCACCAAAAAACGTAAATCTTCTGTTGCGCCGCTATGATAAAAACGTTTTTGCAGGTTCATTTCCCCACTACAACTCCTAAAATTCCACGCCAACACATCATAACCGCAATTGTACAAATGCTTGGCCATGCCCATCAGGTACGGACGATGCGAGTCGCCTTCCAGCCCATGCGAAAGTATGGCAAGGCGTGGCGACGTGGCCGCTGGGTGGCGCAACCAATCCAAATCCAAAAAATCTTCGTCGGGCAACCAAAGTCTTTCGCGATGATAGTCAATGCCTTCTACTTTTCGGTAAAGTGCGGGCAATATGGTTTGTAAATGGCCGCCGCCGAGCCGAAGCCAAGCGGGCGGCCTGTAAGTTGGGGTAAAGTTCATGTTTAAATCAAGAAAAATACATTAGCGCAACGTAATGAGCGTAACGCCTGCACCGCCTCTGTCGGGGTGTTCGTCTTGCATGGTGGCCACTTGTTTGTAACGGCGCAAATGCGTCCGAATCAGGTTGCGCAAAATCCCGTCCCCTTTTCCGTGCACAATGCGCAGCTCTGGCGTACCGAGCATAATGGCATTGTCTATAAAATTATCTACCTCCGTGATAGCCTCTTCGCCGCGTTTGCCCCGAAGGTCAAGGTTAAAGCTAAAGGCCATCATTTTTTCGTTCAGGTCAATGCCTTGCATCCGTGACTGCGGGCTTTCGGGTGCGCCCAAGCTGTTGCGGTAGTCTTTGCGGCTAATGCGTTCGAGTCGGTTTATTTTAATCAAAGATTTTAATTCACCCATTCTAATTTCAGCTTCTTTGCCCCGAACAGTCAAGACTTCGGCCACCGTACCCGTATCGCGCACGCGAACATAGTCGCCTTCTTCT from Flexibacter flexilis DSM 6793 includes the following:
- a CDS encoding YheT family hydrolase, which translates into the protein MNFTPTYRPPAWLRLGGGHLQTILPALYRKVEGIDYHRERLWLPDEDFLDLDWLRHPAATSPRLAILSHGLEGDSHRPYLMGMAKHLYNCGYDVLAWNFRSCSGEMNLQKRFYHSGATEDLRFLVNWVNEKQQYQQIDLVGFSLGGNLTLKYLGEETPPPIIGKSVVFSVPTDLGGASERISTGFSKVYSDRFMRTLTQKIRLKAAKVPEIDLAPLALLKTLKDFDDVYTAPLHGFGTAANYYASCSANRFIADIQTPTLIVNAQNDPFLSAACYPKHLTQKHEFVTLETPEQGGHCGFTQTGLHDVYWSELRCESFLLGKN